A genome region from Campylobacterota bacterium includes the following:
- the nuoN gene encoding NADH-quinone oxidoreductase subunit NuoN, whose protein sequence is MLEPVNVSLASLNLATLAPMLIAIVGALSILMIDLVKEGLHKSLYVMVALLFLLLDLGALIDFGGVFLKNGTVLGFFDVMLMDGIAILSQIIIVAGSMLFIPLALTSKRFHEYNYPEYFALFLFMIAGFQFMVATDNLILVFVGLETASLALYTLIALHNRSKSFEAAVKYFTMGALAAGFYAFGAMILYAISGSVEINQIATVLAEDHYSNIGYVLIAVTFMIAAFGFKLSMVPFHTWTPDVYEGSSAALAGYMSIVPKIAAFVVAMRLFEFLVHSGVVWLQVILYIGVVVTMTAANIWALVQTDVKRMLAYSSISHAGFVMAAILIGTTQANTGLFLYWALFSFTNLGAFTMLWVNRQKNLLPGQSSDHPYEKFSGMVKTMPMAAIMMGLFMLSLAGIPPFGLFWGKMYMIGSAVSAGYTLLALIMALNSAIAGYYYLKLIVFMFMKEPMVGYDKYYLMNASLSLKTIIGVAAVGTIFAVFAVNPLLEVITLFVYNSGY, encoded by the coding sequence ATGTTGGAGCCCGTTAACGTATCGCTGGCGTCGCTGAACCTCGCGACGCTCGCTCCGATGCTCATCGCCATTGTCGGTGCACTGTCGATCCTGATGATCGATTTGGTCAAAGAGGGACTCCACAAGTCTCTGTACGTCATGGTCGCCTTGTTGTTCTTGCTTCTGGATTTGGGGGCCCTGATCGATTTCGGGGGTGTCTTCCTGAAAAACGGAACGGTGCTTGGATTTTTCGACGTCATGCTGATGGACGGGATCGCGATCCTTTCCCAGATCATCATCGTGGCCGGTTCGATGCTCTTTATTCCGTTGGCACTTACCTCCAAACGGTTTCACGAGTACAACTATCCGGAGTATTTCGCCCTGTTCTTGTTCATGATCGCGGGTTTCCAGTTCATGGTCGCCACCGACAACCTGATTCTTGTCTTCGTCGGATTGGAAACGGCTTCACTGGCGCTTTATACCCTTATCGCGCTGCACAACCGCTCCAAATCGTTTGAAGCGGCGGTCAAATATTTTACGATGGGTGCGCTTGCGGCCGGTTTTTACGCGTTCGGTGCAATGATTCTCTACGCGATCAGCGGTTCGGTCGAGATCAACCAGATCGCCACCGTCCTTGCGGAAGATCACTACAGCAACATCGGATACGTCCTGATCGCCGTCACTTTCATGATCGCGGCATTCGGGTTCAAACTCTCGATGGTACCGTTTCACACCTGGACTCCCGACGTTTACGAAGGGTCGTCCGCGGCGCTTGCCGGATACATGTCGATCGTTCCGAAAATCGCGGCGTTCGTCGTCGCGATGCGTTTGTTCGAGTTCCTCGTCCACAGCGGTGTGGTATGGTTGCAGGTGATCCTCTATATCGGGGTCGTCGTGACCATGACCGCCGCCAACATCTGGGCATTGGTCCAGACCGATGTCAAGCGGATGCTCGCCTACAGTTCGATTTCCCATGCCGGATTCGTCATGGCGGCGATCCTGATCGGTACGACGCAGGCCAACACGGGTCTTTTCCTGTACTGGGCGCTGTTTAGTTTCACCAATCTCGGGGCTTTCACCATGCTGTGGGTCAACCGTCAGAAGAACCTTCTTCCGGGGCAGAGTTCCGACCACCCTTACGAAAAATTCTCGGGAATGGTCAAAACGATGCCGATGGCGGCGATCATGATGGGTCTGTTTATGCTCTCTCTGGCGGGTATTCCGCCTTTTGGCCTGTTCTGGGGCAAAATGTACATGATCGGCTCCGCCGTCAGTGCCGGTTATACGCTGCTGGCGCTGATTATGGCGCTTAACTCGGCGATCGCGGGATATTACTACCTCAAACTGATCGTTTTCATGTTCATGAAGGAGCCGATGGTCGGGTACGATAAATACTACCTGATGAACGCATCGCTTTCGCTCAAAACGATTATCGGTGTCGCGGCCGTCGGAACGATTTTTGCCGTTTTCGCGGTCAATCCGTTGTTGGAAGTCATAACTTTATTCGTGTATAATAGCGGTTATTAA
- a CDS encoding tetratricopeptide repeat protein, producing the protein MRYWIALSLCFPLFAMELTLQSGKEDSRPYSILHLQDNIPFECRALNNEFDETKRIDCRFSPLSPKKFSPIENAHFKITGAATSKGYTVSIFPKKKMKLYPVAFSLAKSTQTYAAQTAKAKQWTVMGYEYIPPLLDAPPPRSSAINFPVRIEKNIEPYVGGLDLKGNPIKITRAQDVTDYMHMKKAYDAKDYAQVLDLAEYTLQHYPKTVFRSELMLHQIRAYHERGNHEKVVEIAKQFLRDYSSDQHVAEVLADTANAYGKLGQTADADYFYDRLFKEHGDSPFAAVGMIYKAKQVEFGGSPKRAMYYYQKALDTTQDVDVASQAAFRLAQMELSGGNTDKAAEYADKIIKANPKYFTKVRNDAINMSDTFVYRKDFKTGIRIAESLLNGADPKSAEHEVLLKNLGLRLAQADRKSEALKRFNEYLKTYKYGDYVAEVRRAKDGLFFEEQESNATGQIKKYDELIQRYGNESVGRKALYKKAQVLFKQKKYGSL; encoded by the coding sequence GTGCGGTACTGGATAGCTCTATCCCTCTGCTTTCCCCTTTTTGCGATGGAGCTCACGCTCCAAAGCGGTAAAGAAGATTCCAGGCCCTACAGTATTCTGCACCTTCAGGACAATATCCCCTTTGAATGTCGTGCCCTGAACAACGAGTTCGACGAAACCAAACGGATCGATTGCCGTTTTTCCCCCCTTTCGCCGAAAAAATTCTCACCGATCGAAAACGCCCATTTCAAAATTACCGGAGCCGCAACTTCCAAAGGCTATACGGTCTCGATTTTCCCCAAGAAAAAAATGAAACTCTATCCCGTCGCCTTCAGTCTCGCGAAATCGACGCAGACTTATGCCGCGCAGACGGCGAAAGCGAAACAGTGGACCGTGATGGGGTATGAGTATATACCCCCTCTGCTTGATGCGCCGCCGCCGAGATCGTCGGCCATCAATTTTCCGGTCCGAATCGAAAAGAACATCGAGCCCTATGTCGGAGGACTCGACCTTAAGGGCAATCCGATCAAAATTACGCGGGCCCAGGACGTTACCGACTACATGCATATGAAAAAGGCATATGACGCCAAAGACTATGCACAGGTACTGGATTTGGCCGAGTACACCCTGCAACATTACCCGAAAACGGTATTCCGAAGTGAGCTGATGCTTCATCAGATCCGGGCCTATCACGAGCGCGGGAACCATGAAAAGGTCGTCGAGATCGCCAAACAGTTTCTGCGCGATTATTCGTCCGATCAGCATGTCGCCGAAGTCCTCGCCGACACGGCCAATGCCTACGGGAAACTCGGACAGACGGCGGATGCCGATTATTTCTACGACCGTCTGTTCAAGGAACACGGCGACAGCCCTTTCGCCGCCGTGGGAATGATTTACAAGGCCAAGCAGGTTGAATTCGGCGGATCGCCCAAACGCGCCATGTACTATTACCAGAAAGCGCTGGATACGACCCAGGACGTCGATGTCGCATCCCAGGCGGCGTTCAGGCTCGCGCAGATGGAACTGAGCGGCGGGAATACGGACAAAGCGGCCGAATATGCCGACAAAATCATCAAAGCCAATCCGAAATATTTTACGAAAGTGCGCAACGATGCGATCAACATGTCCGATACGTTCGTATACCGCAAAGATTTTAAGACGGGAATACGAATCGCCGAATCACTTCTCAACGGTGCCGATCCCAAAAGCGCCGAGCACGAAGTACTGTTGAAAAATCTCGGGCTGCGTCTTGCTCAGGCAGACCGCAAGAGCGAAGCGCTCAAACGGTTCAACGAATACCTCAAAACATACAAATACGGAGATTACGTCGCGGAAGTGCGGCGTGCAAAAGACGGCCTCTTTTTTGAAGAGCAGGAGAGCAATGCAACCGGGCAGATCAAAAAATACGACGAACTGATACAGCGCTACGGTAACGAAAGCGTCGGACGCAAAGCACTTTACAAAAAGGCGCAGGTGCTGTTCAAGCAGAAAAAATACGGGTCTCTTTAA